In Syngnathus typhle isolate RoL2023-S1 ecotype Sweden linkage group LG14, RoL_Styp_1.0, whole genome shotgun sequence, one genomic interval encodes:
- the LOC133166732 gene encoding afadin- and alpha-actinin-binding protein-like isoform X2 gives MGQLDQSPLPLHRKSHMFTNFCTEHNVPECITHINQELLSLGLPPVWTQSGGSSDMNIVLVLNCMYDLLQLHRRDLQTVENMEMEQLKSSNNVDSLQLTITRLKEQIEVVKRENTGLLEQGRQLQLKVKTLQNGLKNDKEEIHKLQNIVSSRASQYNHEMKRKEREFNKLKERLNQLLVDKKEKRLGIDVSNKLERADGRRSLWKTEKTQAKHEGDMYKTLLGDYESRQRDLLLENAELRKVLKQMKKEMMGILSSRRSTGKGDKQDNSTLEVDSDVEEGIDSCQSVELLSVQTREKLTNSVGRQWRRLKNHMERLDSRDYSEDIDNGPQETSNEMDKLRLEVRQCKDYIQEQQHLLQKLGAHCVPSSMLGDCHTFQEKDSLRDERKNLEDQKKSFERERRNFTEAPIHLSQERKAFEEDRAIWLKHQILNLSPFADSKKPQRSKSQCAFHISETESSRALLPERYSTSPTLGQAPSVASSTSDLLHTH, from the exons ATGGGCCAATTGGACCAGTCACCGTTGCCTCTGCACAGAAAGTCCCACATGTTCACAAACTTCTGCACTGAGCACAACGTGCCAGAATGTATAACACATATCAATCAG GAGTTGTTATCACTGGGGCTTCCACCAGTGTGGACGCAGTCGGGCGGCAGCTCGGACATGAACATCGTCTTGGTTCTCAACTGCATGTACGACCTGCTTCAGCTGCATCGCAGAGACCTCCAAACAGTGGAGAACATGGAGATGGAGCAGTTGAAATCCAGCAACAATGTGGACTCACTGCAGCTCACCATCACGCGTTTAAAG GAGCAGATTGAAGTTGTCAAAAGAGAAAACACCGGGCTTCTTGAACAGGGACGACAGCTCCAGCTGAAAGTGAAGACTTTGCAGAATGGCTTGAAAAACGACAAGGAAGAG ATTCACAAGCTGCAGAACATCGTCTCCAGTCGGGCCAGCCAGTACAATCACGAGATGAAGAGGAAAGAGAGGGAGTTTAACAAACTGAAAGAGAGACTCAATCAGCTCCTGGTCGACAAAAAGGAGAAGAGACTTG GTATTGATGTATCAAACAAACTCGAAAGAGCGGATGGCAGGCGGAGCCTTTGGAAGACCGAGAAGACGCAAGCAAA GCACGAGGGGGATATGTACAAAACTCTGCTAGGGGACTATGAGAGCAGGCAGAGGGACCTACTGCTAGAAAATGCTGAGTTGAGAAAAGTTTTGAAGCAGATGAAAAAAGAAATGATGGGCATTCTCAGTTCCAGGAGGTCAACTGGCAAAGGGGACAAACAGGACAATAGTACTTTAGaa GTGGACTCAGATGTGGAAGAAGGGATTGATTCCTGTCAGAGTGTGGAGCTGCTTAGTGTTCAGACCCGGGAGAAGCTGACCAACAGTGTTGGACGTCAGTGGAGAAGACTAAAGAACCACATGGAGAGACTGGACAGCCGAG ATTACAGCGAAGACATTGATAATGGTCCTCAGGAAACATCCAATGAAATGGACAAACTAAGACTCGAGGTTCGGCAGTGTAAAGACTACATTCAGGAACAGCAGCACCTCCTGCAG AAACTCGGCGCTCACTGTGTGCCGTCGTCTATGCTGGGCGACTGCCATACGTTCCAAGAGAAGGATAGTCTCCGAGACGAGCGGAAGAACTTGGAGGACCAAAAGAAGAGCTTCGAGAGGGAGAGGAGGAATTTCACAGAGGCACCAATTCACCTGAGTCAAGAG AGAAAGGCCTTTGAGGAAGATCGTGCCATTTGGCTCAAACACCAGATTTTAAACTTAAGCCCTTTTGCTGACTCCAAGAAACCACAGAGGTCAAAGTCGCAATGCGCCTTTCACATAT CTGAAACAGAATCCAGTAGAGCATTGCTTCCAGAAAGGTACAGCACCTCCCCCACCCTTGGACAGGCACCAAGTGTAGCATCCTCCACATCAGACCTGCTTCACACACACTAA
- the LOC133166732 gene encoding afadin- and alpha-actinin-binding protein-like isoform X1, with protein MGQLDQSPLPLHRKSHMFTNFCTEHNVPECITHINQELLSLGLPPVWTQSGGSSDMNIVLVLNCMYDLLQLHRRDLQTVENMEMEQLKSSNNVDSLQLTITRLKEQIEVVKRENTGLLEQGRQLQLKVKTLQNGLKNDKEEIHKLQNIVSSRASQYNHEMKRKEREFNKLKERLNQLLVDKKEKRLGIDVSNKLERADGRRSLWKTEKTQAKHEGDMYKTLLGDYESRQRDLLLENAELRKVLKQMKKEMMGILSSRRSTGKGDKQDNSTLEVDSDVEEGIDSCQSVELLSVQTREKLTNSVGRQWRRLKNHMERLDSRDYSEDIDNGPQETSNEMDKLRLEVRQCKDYIQEQQHLLQQKLGAHCVPSSMLGDCHTFQEKDSLRDERKNLEDQKKSFERERRNFTEAPIHLSQERKAFEEDRAIWLKHQILNLSPFADSKKPQRSKSQCAFHISETESSRALLPERYSTSPTLGQAPSVASSTSDLLHTH; from the exons ATGGGCCAATTGGACCAGTCACCGTTGCCTCTGCACAGAAAGTCCCACATGTTCACAAACTTCTGCACTGAGCACAACGTGCCAGAATGTATAACACATATCAATCAG GAGTTGTTATCACTGGGGCTTCCACCAGTGTGGACGCAGTCGGGCGGCAGCTCGGACATGAACATCGTCTTGGTTCTCAACTGCATGTACGACCTGCTTCAGCTGCATCGCAGAGACCTCCAAACAGTGGAGAACATGGAGATGGAGCAGTTGAAATCCAGCAACAATGTGGACTCACTGCAGCTCACCATCACGCGTTTAAAG GAGCAGATTGAAGTTGTCAAAAGAGAAAACACCGGGCTTCTTGAACAGGGACGACAGCTCCAGCTGAAAGTGAAGACTTTGCAGAATGGCTTGAAAAACGACAAGGAAGAG ATTCACAAGCTGCAGAACATCGTCTCCAGTCGGGCCAGCCAGTACAATCACGAGATGAAGAGGAAAGAGAGGGAGTTTAACAAACTGAAAGAGAGACTCAATCAGCTCCTGGTCGACAAAAAGGAGAAGAGACTTG GTATTGATGTATCAAACAAACTCGAAAGAGCGGATGGCAGGCGGAGCCTTTGGAAGACCGAGAAGACGCAAGCAAA GCACGAGGGGGATATGTACAAAACTCTGCTAGGGGACTATGAGAGCAGGCAGAGGGACCTACTGCTAGAAAATGCTGAGTTGAGAAAAGTTTTGAAGCAGATGAAAAAAGAAATGATGGGCATTCTCAGTTCCAGGAGGTCAACTGGCAAAGGGGACAAACAGGACAATAGTACTTTAGaa GTGGACTCAGATGTGGAAGAAGGGATTGATTCCTGTCAGAGTGTGGAGCTGCTTAGTGTTCAGACCCGGGAGAAGCTGACCAACAGTGTTGGACGTCAGTGGAGAAGACTAAAGAACCACATGGAGAGACTGGACAGCCGAG ATTACAGCGAAGACATTGATAATGGTCCTCAGGAAACATCCAATGAAATGGACAAACTAAGACTCGAGGTTCGGCAGTGTAAAGACTACATTCAGGAACAGCAGCACCTCCTGCAG CAGAAACTCGGCGCTCACTGTGTGCCGTCGTCTATGCTGGGCGACTGCCATACGTTCCAAGAGAAGGATAGTCTCCGAGACGAGCGGAAGAACTTGGAGGACCAAAAGAAGAGCTTCGAGAGGGAGAGGAGGAATTTCACAGAGGCACCAATTCACCTGAGTCAAGAG AGAAAGGCCTTTGAGGAAGATCGTGCCATTTGGCTCAAACACCAGATTTTAAACTTAAGCCCTTTTGCTGACTCCAAGAAACCACAGAGGTCAAAGTCGCAATGCGCCTTTCACATAT CTGAAACAGAATCCAGTAGAGCATTGCTTCCAGAAAGGTACAGCACCTCCCCCACCCTTGGACAGGCACCAAGTGTAGCATCCTCCACATCAGACCTGCTTCACACACACTAA